In one window of Rhodospirillaceae bacterium DNA:
- a CDS encoding D-glycerate dehydrogenase produces MTSKPVILVTRKLPEAVEARLVKDYAPILNPDDKLYSAEELVDLSSTADAILPCHTEKMTAELIGKLPARIKAIANFSVGVDHCDLEAAKNKGIIVTNTPDVLSDATAEIAMLLMLGAARRASEGERMVRAREWQDWSPGFMVGRQVTGKRFGVIGMGRVGQVSAKRARCFDMDIHYYNRSRLRGELEAGATYHQTVEALLPNCDVLSIHCPATPETTGLLNAERIALLPEGAIVVNTARGGVVNDEALIEALKSGKVWAAGLDVFNGEPKNIHPEYRSLDNVFLLPHIGSATKDTRDAMGFRALDNLDAIFSGKEPGDRVA; encoded by the coding sequence TTGACCAGCAAACCTGTTATCCTTGTCACCCGCAAGTTACCCGAAGCCGTCGAAGCTCGCCTGGTCAAAGACTACGCGCCGATCCTCAACCCGGACGACAAACTGTACAGCGCCGAGGAATTAGTCGACCTTTCATCAACAGCCGATGCCATTTTGCCCTGTCACACGGAAAAAATGACCGCCGAGCTGATCGGAAAACTTCCCGCCCGTATCAAGGCCATCGCCAATTTTTCCGTTGGTGTCGATCATTGCGATCTTGAAGCTGCAAAAAACAAGGGCATTATCGTCACCAACACGCCTGATGTTTTGTCTGACGCCACCGCCGAAATCGCCATGTTGCTGATGCTTGGCGCAGCCAGGCGCGCCAGTGAAGGCGAACGCATGGTCCGGGCCCGGGAGTGGCAAGACTGGTCACCCGGGTTTATGGTCGGGCGTCAGGTAACCGGCAAACGCTTCGGTGTCATTGGTATGGGCCGGGTTGGACAGGTCAGTGCAAAACGGGCCCGCTGTTTTGATATGGATATTCATTATTACAACCGCAGCCGCCTAAGGGGTGAACTTGAGGCAGGCGCCACGTACCATCAAACCGTTGAAGCCCTGCTGCCCAATTGCGATGTGCTGTCGATCCACTGCCCGGCAACGCCCGAAACAACCGGCCTGCTTAATGCCGAGCGGATTGCCCTGCTGCCGGAAGGGGCCATCGTCGTCAACACAGCACGCGGCGGAGTGGTCAATGACGAAGCGCTGATAGAGGCCCTTAAATCCGGTAAGGTTTGGGCGGCCGGGCTTGATGTCTTCAATGGCGAACCAAAGAATATCCATCCGGAATACCGATCCCTGGACAATGTTTTCCTGTTACCGCACATCGGCAGCGCCACCAAAGACACCCGGGATGCCATGGGATTTCGCGCACTCGATAATCTTGATGCCATCTTTTCCGGAAAAGAACCGGGAGACCGGGTCGCCTGA
- a CDS encoding heme-binding protein, giving the protein MLNIKRLSQADALELIAGAEAKALEIGIPMCIAVSDESGDLIAFSRMDGSKVLSISLSQDKAFSAAVSRRGTHEYNALCQPGSLTFGIHTAARGRFTVVGGGLPVFDGEDVIGGIGCSSGTADQDRECAQSGIDHLSEK; this is encoded by the coding sequence ATGTTAAACATCAAACGTCTTTCTCAGGCCGACGCCCTTGAACTGATTGCAGGTGCTGAAGCCAAAGCCTTGGAAATCGGTATCCCGATGTGTATTGCCGTTTCCGACGAGTCAGGCGACCTGATTGCCTTCTCGCGCATGGACGGGTCAAAAGTGCTCAGCATATCGCTCTCCCAGGACAAGGCTTTCAGCGCCGCTGTTTCACGACGCGGAACCCATGAGTACAACGCCCTTTGTCAACCCGGCTCTTTGACATTCGGCATCCATACCGCTGCCCGCGGACGTTTCACCGTTGTCGGCGGCGGCCTACCCGTATTCGATGGCGAAGACGTCATCGGTGGCATTGGCTGCAGTTCAGGAACAGCAGACCAGGACCGGGAATGCGCCCAGTCAGGTATTGATCATTTATCAGAAAAGTAG
- a CDS encoding IclR family transcriptional regulator, whose protein sequence is MNQSAKPVAPPSKGQDKAKKKVAERSPQVQSLTRALIILEKLSEHDNGLTLTELARLGELPTSTTHRLLTTLENRRFVRFNRTSNLWSVGVQSFVVGNTFARSRNFVPLAKIFMRHLMDQAGETVNLATHDQEGIVYLAQVECREIVRAFVRPGSRAPIHSSAVGKAILAAMPDVDRNRITQQQISDTNDGAQIFTANLMSELEDVRQRGYAIDDEEQSVGMRCVASVIYDENGGPLAAVSISGPTARITNDRIPSIGELVHKTCKDITSDLGGRQPSEIGLPVQAVAIG, encoded by the coding sequence GTGAACCAATCCGCAAAACCTGTTGCGCCGCCATCCAAAGGGCAAGACAAGGCTAAAAAAAAGGTTGCCGAACGAAGCCCCCAGGTGCAGTCCCTGACCCGCGCCCTGATCATCCTTGAAAAGCTATCCGAGCACGATAACGGCCTGACCCTGACAGAACTGGCGCGCCTTGGCGAGTTGCCCACATCAACCACCCACCGGTTGCTGACGACTCTTGAGAATCGTCGTTTTGTCCGTTTCAACAGGACATCGAATTTATGGTCAGTCGGGGTCCAGTCTTTTGTTGTCGGCAACACCTTTGCACGCTCCAGAAACTTCGTGCCGCTGGCCAAGATTTTTATGCGTCACCTGATGGATCAAGCTGGAGAGACAGTCAATCTGGCAACCCACGATCAGGAAGGCATCGTCTATCTGGCGCAGGTGGAATGTCGCGAAATAGTCCGTGCGTTCGTGCGTCCCGGCTCGCGCGCGCCCATTCATTCATCAGCCGTCGGCAAGGCCATCCTGGCTGCCATGCCCGATGTTGACCGCAACCGCATCACCCAGCAGCAAATATCTGACACAAATGATGGCGCGCAAATCTTTACGGCAAATTTAATGAGTGAGCTCGAAGACGTCAGACAACGTGGTTACGCCATTGATGATGAAGAACAGTCCGTTGGAATGCGCTGCGTCGCTTCTGTCATTTATGACGAGAACGGCGGACCGCTTGCAGCGGTTTCAATTTCGGGCCCGACGGCGCGTATTACCAATGATCGAATCCCGTCCATTGGCGAGCTTGTCCACAAAACCTGCAAAGACATCACCAGCGATCTGGGCGGCAGACAACCTTCTGAAATAGGTCTGCCTGTCCAGGCAGTGGCCATCGGTTAG
- a CDS encoding CoA ester lyase has protein sequence MSFTIVEQCPGRLNRSELAVPGSNTKFLEKAASGDADVVFLDLEDAVAPDDKEQARKNIIEALNDLDWSGKTVSVRINGLDTHYMYRDVVDVVEQAGHNLDLIMIPKAGTAADIYAIDMLVTQIEQAKSHTNPIGFEMIIETALGMANVHEIAAASPRNESLHFGVADYAASTKARTTVIGGPNADYGVLTDADADGNRDYHWGDMWHYAVARMVVAARANGLRPIDGPFGDFSDPDGYAAQANRSAVLGCEGKWAIHPSQTALANELFTPSEAEVTKAKRILEAMEQAQKEGKGAVALDGRLIDIASIKQAEVLVQKAEEIAAAG, from the coding sequence ATGAGTTTCACCATCGTTGAACAGTGCCCGGGGCGTTTGAACCGCTCGGAACTGGCGGTTCCGGGATCAAATACGAAATTCCTTGAAAAGGCAGCTTCCGGCGATGCCGATGTTGTCTTCCTTGATCTGGAAGACGCCGTCGCACCAGATGACAAGGAACAGGCCCGCAAGAACATTATCGAAGCCCTGAATGATCTTGATTGGAGCGGCAAGACCGTATCCGTCCGTATCAACGGACTGGATACCCACTACATGTACCGGGACGTCGTTGATGTGGTTGAGCAGGCGGGTCACAATCTGGACCTGATTATGATCCCCAAGGCCGGCACCGCTGCCGACATCTACGCCATCGACATGCTGGTTACCCAGATTGAACAGGCCAAGAGTCATACCAACCCCATCGGTTTCGAGATGATTATTGAAACGGCCCTCGGAATGGCCAATGTTCACGAAATCGCTGCCGCTAGCCCGCGTAACGAATCCCTGCACTTCGGTGTAGCCGATTACGCTGCCTCAACCAAGGCCCGGACCACCGTCATCGGCGGCCCTAATGCCGATTATGGCGTGCTGACGGATGCGGATGCTGATGGCAACCGTGACTACCATTGGGGTGACATGTGGCATTATGCCGTCGCCCGTATGGTTGTCGCTGCCCGCGCCAACGGTCTGCGTCCCATTGACGGCCCGTTCGGTGATTTCTCTGACCCTGACGGATACGCCGCACAGGCTAACCGTTCGGCGGTCCTGGGTTGTGAAGGCAAGTGGGCCATTCATCCTTCCCAAACGGCCCTGGCCAACGAATTGTTCACCCCTTCGGAAGCCGAAGTCACCAAGGCCAAGCGTATTCTTGAAGCCATGGAACAAGCCCAGAAAGAAGGCAAAGGCGCGGTCGCCCTCGACGGACGCCTGATCGACATCGCTTCGATCAAGCAGGCCGAAGTACTGGTCCAAAAGGCCGAAGAAATCGCCGCAGCCGGTTAA
- a CDS encoding acetyl-CoA carboxylase carboxyltransferase subunit alpha has protein sequence MHNYLDFEKPIADLEGKIEELRHLSSDGEVNIADEVTKLQAKVDKLLRQTYGKLTPWQKTQIARHPDRPHTVDYLSALIDDFTPLAGDRAFAEDKAIIGGLGRFRGSSVVVIGNEKGADTNDRVAHNFGMARPEGYRKVIRLMELADRFNLPVITLVDTPGAYPGVDAEARGQAEAIARSIETCFQIKVPLISIVIGEGGSGGAMAMAAANCVLMLEHAIYSVISPEGCASILWRDGEQSKDAADALKLTAQDLLRLDVIEGIIAEPLGGAHRSRDATIRAVGEAIEGSLQDLSGLDGGVLRSKRREKFLKIGSQLPE, from the coding sequence ATGCATAATTATCTCGATTTTGAAAAACCGATTGCTGATCTTGAAGGCAAAATTGAAGAGCTTCGCCATCTGTCCAGCGATGGCGAGGTCAATATTGCCGACGAGGTGACCAAGCTTCAGGCCAAAGTTGACAAGTTGTTGCGTCAGACCTACGGCAAGCTGACGCCGTGGCAGAAGACCCAAATTGCCCGTCATCCTGATCGTCCGCATACGGTTGATTATCTGTCTGCCCTGATTGATGATTTTACCCCGCTTGCCGGTGACCGCGCCTTCGCCGAAGACAAGGCGATCATCGGCGGTTTGGGCCGTTTTCGCGGCTCTTCAGTGGTTGTCATTGGTAACGAGAAGGGGGCTGACACGAACGACAGAGTTGCCCACAATTTTGGCATGGCCCGTCCCGAGGGTTATCGCAAGGTCATCCGTTTGATGGAATTGGCCGATCGCTTCAACCTGCCGGTGATCACCCTGGTCGATACGCCGGGTGCTTATCCCGGGGTTGACGCCGAAGCGCGCGGACAGGCCGAAGCCATCGCCCGATCTATCGAAACCTGTTTCCAGATCAAGGTGCCGCTGATCAGCATCGTCATCGGTGAAGGCGGTTCCGGTGGCGCCATGGCCATGGCAGCCGCCAATTGCGTGCTGATGCTGGAACACGCCATCTATTCGGTCATCTCCCCCGAAGGATGCGCATCGATCCTGTGGCGTGATGGCGAGCAGTCCAAAGACGCCGCCGATGCTCTTAAGCTGACGGCGCAGGACTTGCTCAGACTTGACGTTATCGAAGGTATCATTGCCGAACCCCTGGGCGGCGCCCATCGTAGCCGGGATGCAACGATCAGGGCAGTCGGTGAGGCCATCGAAGGCAGCTTACAGGATTTGTCGGGCCTCGATGGGGGCGTTCTGAGAAGCAAGCGCCGGGAAAAATTCCTTAAAATCGGCTCGCAACTGCCTGAGTAA
- a CDS encoding efflux RND transporter permease subunit — translation MIRFFATHPTAANLLMIAFIVIGLAAAPSVKRETFPDIPPDQITVRAVYPGASALEVESAICERIEDAVESISEINEVRCDSQENVGTAIIKMREGSDIDRFLGDIKTEVEAIDSFPESVEPPVISQNGRTDFVVSVAVAGPMSPAHLKAYAEQLKNQMLQISAISQVTIRGFSDHQIRIEIPALALRQSGLSIADIADVISRQSIDLPAGAIEQFERNTLIRFADERRSIEQFSDLIVISGKSGSEIRLGDIATITDRFELDEEKIIFNGQRAAILEITKTKTEDTLVVVDAISDFVEQQRQIVPPGVEFELTQNISTIVRDRLNMLLYNGMQGLFLVFLTMWLFFSFRFSFWVAMGLPISFLGTIFMMSVLGYSFDMITMVGLLIAVGLLMDDAIVLSENIASHLAEGQSITEAAITGTRQVAPGVIASYITTVCIFGSLMFLQGTIGNILKVLPIILIATLSVSLVEAFLILPHHLAHARKNHVGVQPSTFRQGFEERLDWVRQRIVGRLVDKAVEWRYLSIGLMVGFFLLSISIVAGGGLKFLAFPDIDGNLIEARVLLPQGTPLSRTEATVDRISTALKRIDAEFSPDQPGGQALVKNINIRYGTNRDANETGPHVATISVDLLDAEIRTVSLLQILKRWRQESGTLDDVLAVNFVEYAHGPAGRAIDLRLHGDDLQELKSVSLALQGWINTYEGVLDLHDDLRPGKPEIRLQLSAGALSLGLDASTIASQLRAAFFGRTVSEIQVGSEALEIDVRLAALDRDSLADLEYFTLTTKSGRQVPLATVATLQRDRGWARIARVDGRRTLTIQGDVDARVTNVAEIIRDTRSRFLDNLLTEHPGVSISYEGQVKEGATTGKSIIKGFGLGLIGVFLLLCFLFKSYIEPIIVMSIIPLGLIGVIWGHLLMGLDLSMPSIIGYASLAGVVVNDSILLVHFIKIRRAEGKSSVDAAQTASRERFRAVLLTSLTTIAGLLPLMLEQSLQAQILIPLVTSLSFGLLASTGLVLIVVPVLYAIFDDFGWTVDINEGNSEVIVGQAV, via the coding sequence ATGATCCGCTTTTTCGCCACCCATCCGACGGCGGCGAACCTGTTGATGATCGCCTTTATCGTTATTGGCCTGGCCGCAGCACCATCGGTCAAACGTGAAACCTTCCCTGACATTCCACCCGATCAAATCACCGTCCGCGCCGTATACCCCGGGGCCAGCGCCCTGGAAGTGGAAAGCGCTATTTGTGAACGCATTGAAGATGCCGTCGAAAGCATAAGCGAGATCAATGAGGTACGCTGTGATTCACAGGAAAATGTCGGCACCGCGATTATAAAAATGCGTGAAGGTAGCGATATTGACCGCTTTTTGGGGGATATAAAAACCGAAGTTGAAGCCATCGACAGTTTCCCCGAATCAGTCGAGCCCCCCGTCATCAGTCAAAATGGCCGAACCGATTTTGTCGTTTCCGTCGCCGTTGCGGGACCCATGTCACCGGCCCATTTGAAGGCATACGCCGAACAACTGAAAAATCAGATGCTGCAAATCAGCGCCATTTCACAAGTCACCATCAGGGGTTTTTCCGATCACCAGATCAGAATAGAAATTCCTGCATTGGCGCTTAGACAATCCGGTTTGAGCATTGCCGATATTGCTGATGTCATTTCCCGTCAAAGCATTGATCTTCCCGCCGGCGCCATTGAGCAGTTCGAGCGCAATACCTTGATCCGTTTCGCCGACGAGCGCCGTTCAATCGAACAATTTAGTGACCTGATTGTCATTTCCGGCAAAAGCGGTTCGGAAATTCGCCTGGGCGACATCGCCACAATCACCGACCGTTTCGAGCTTGATGAGGAAAAAATTATCTTCAATGGCCAACGCGCAGCCATCTTGGAAATAACCAAGACCAAGACTGAAGACACCCTGGTCGTCGTCGATGCTATTTCGGATTTTGTGGAACAACAGCGCCAGATCGTGCCGCCAGGCGTTGAGTTTGAGCTGACCCAGAATATCTCGACGATTGTCCGCGACCGCCTGAACATGCTGCTCTACAACGGAATGCAGGGGCTGTTCCTGGTGTTCCTGACCATGTGGCTGTTTTTCAGTTTCCGTTTTTCGTTCTGGGTCGCCATGGGGCTGCCAATCTCGTTCCTGGGCACTATCTTTATGATGTCGGTGCTCGGTTATTCCTTCGACATGATTACCATGGTCGGGCTTTTGATCGCCGTCGGCTTGCTCATGGACGACGCCATTGTGCTGTCCGAAAATATCGCCAGCCACTTGGCCGAGGGACAATCGATTACCGAAGCCGCCATCACCGGCACCAGACAGGTGGCGCCGGGGGTAATTGCCTCGTACATCACGACGGTTTGTATTTTCGGCTCACTGATGTTCCTGCAAGGCACCATTGGCAACATTCTCAAAGTCTTGCCGATAATCCTGATCGCCACACTAAGCGTGTCGCTGGTTGAAGCATTTTTGATCCTGCCCCATCACCTGGCGCACGCCAGAAAAAATCACGTCGGTGTGCAGCCCTCAACGTTCCGCCAGGGTTTTGAAGAACGGCTCGATTGGGTGCGCCAGCGTATTGTCGGACGTCTTGTCGATAAAGCTGTCGAGTGGCGATACTTGAGCATCGGCCTGATGGTTGGTTTTTTCCTGCTTTCCATCTCCATCGTCGCCGGTGGCGGATTAAAGTTCCTGGCGTTCCCCGATATCGACGGCAATCTCATTGAAGCCCGCGTCCTGCTACCGCAAGGAACACCGCTTTCCCGAACCGAGGCGACGGTCGACAGGATCAGCACCGCCCTGAAACGTATCGATGCGGAATTTAGCCCGGATCAGCCTGGCGGACAGGCGCTGGTCAAAAACATCAATATCCGCTACGGCACCAACAGGGACGCCAACGAGACAGGGCCCCATGTCGCAACCATTTCGGTTGACCTGCTGGATGCTGAAATTCGCACCGTCAGCCTATTGCAAATCCTCAAACGCTGGCGCCAGGAAAGTGGCACCCTCGACGATGTTCTGGCGGTCAATTTTGTCGAATACGCCCACGGCCCTGCCGGGCGCGCCATTGACTTAAGGCTGCACGGGGATGACCTGCAGGAACTGAAATCCGTTTCACTGGCCCTGCAAGGCTGGATCAATACTTACGAAGGGGTCCTGGATTTACATGACGACTTGCGCCCCGGCAAACCGGAAATCCGACTGCAATTGAGCGCAGGGGCCCTGTCCCTGGGACTCGACGCCAGTACCATCGCGAGCCAGCTCAGGGCCGCCTTTTTCGGTCGCACGGTCAGTGAAATCCAGGTTGGCTCTGAAGCACTGGAAATTGATGTCCGTCTCGCCGCCCTTGATCGCGACTCACTTGCTGATCTTGAATACTTCACCCTGACCACCAAGTCGGGTCGGCAGGTGCCCCTGGCAACGGTGGCAACCTTGCAACGCGACAGGGGTTGGGCACGGATCGCCCGGGTCGATGGCAGGCGTACTCTGACCATTCAGGGAGATGTGGACGCCCGGGTCACCAATGTCGCCGAAATCATCCGCGATACCCGCAGTCGTTTCCTGGACAACCTGCTCACGGAACATCCGGGGGTCAGCATTTCCTACGAGGGGCAGGTTAAGGAGGGGGCGACCACCGGCAAATCCATTATCAAGGGTTTCGGGCTCGGCCTTATTGGCGTTTTCCTGCTGCTTTGCTTCCTTTTCAAAAGCTACATTGAACCCATCATTGTCATGTCGATCATCCCACTTGGCCTGATCGGGGTGATCTGGGGACATCTGTTGATGGGGCTCGACTTGTCGATGCCGTCAATTATTGGTTACGCTTCACTGGCCGGTGTCGTCGTCAATGATTCGATCCTGCTGGTTCACTTCATCAAGATCCGAAGGGCCGAAGGGAAATCGTCTGTTGATGCGGCCCAGACCGCAAGTCGCGAACGTTTCCGGGCCGTCTTGCTGACCTCGCTTACGACCATTGCCGGGCTGTTGCCGCTAATGCTTGAACAAAGTCTACAGGCGCAGATTCTGATTCCCCTGGTCACCAGCCTGAGTTTCGGGTTGCTGGCATCGACCGGACTGGTGTTGATTGTGGTGCCGGTGCTTTATGCCATCTTCGATGATTTCGGCTGGACCGTTGACATAAACGAAGGTAACAGCGAGGTGATTGTTGGGCAGGCTGTTTAA
- a CDS encoding biotin/lipoyl-binding protein, with product MKQFLTMRRLWLFLVPVIAGALVFAIALKSRTSPEQRPAKELMASVRIIEVAKVTLIPRAIGYGNVKPGRIWQAVAEVSGKIVEIHPQLKKGAIVAKGTVLLKIDPTDYRLGIAQAEADLRAINAQIEELNGSQKNTRASLEIEERSLELIKGDFERKRKLHKQGTVSQAAVDQEERNFLKGRQSVQSLRNTLNLIPAERDVLNAQRAQNQTRLEAAHLDLARTEVVAPFDARIAEVNVEATQYTGLGKVLAVADDIAVAEVTAQIPLGRLINLIPPHATMPGGAAGLMSKLPDLLGFEALVRLRASSIDAEWPARFTRINDSIDPETRTAGVIVAVDDPYGQALPGSRPPLTKNMFVEVELKGRPRPQQLVIPRSSLHGSNVYVVNSENRLEIRAVEVAFPQTNFSVIKSGLVSGERIVVSDPIPAIAGMLVVPSLDDDVSARLIREAEGGGEVR from the coding sequence ATGAAGCAGTTTCTGACAATGCGGCGCCTGTGGCTTTTTCTGGTACCGGTTATCGCCGGCGCCCTTGTTTTTGCCATCGCCTTAAAGTCCCGGACATCGCCTGAACAACGACCCGCAAAAGAGCTCATGGCCAGCGTCCGGATTATCGAGGTTGCGAAAGTGACCTTGATCCCCCGCGCCATCGGCTATGGCAACGTAAAGCCCGGCCGGATTTGGCAGGCCGTTGCCGAAGTCTCGGGAAAAATCGTTGAAATTCATCCACAACTGAAAAAAGGCGCGATTGTCGCCAAGGGTACTGTGCTGCTGAAGATTGATCCGACGGATTACCGTCTAGGCATCGCCCAGGCCGAAGCTGACCTCCGTGCCATCAATGCCCAGATAGAGGAACTAAACGGGTCACAGAAAAACACGAGGGCTTCCCTTGAAATAGAGGAACGCAGTCTTGAGCTGATCAAGGGTGATTTTGAACGCAAGCGCAAACTGCATAAACAGGGCACCGTTTCACAGGCCGCTGTTGATCAGGAGGAGCGCAATTTCCTGAAAGGCCGCCAAAGCGTCCAGAGCTTGCGCAATACCCTGAATTTAATTCCAGCCGAACGCGACGTCCTGAATGCCCAGCGGGCACAAAATCAGACCCGACTGGAAGCCGCCCACCTTGATCTGGCGCGCACTGAAGTCGTCGCCCCCTTTGATGCCCGCATCGCCGAAGTTAATGTCGAGGCGACCCAGTACACCGGCCTGGGCAAGGTGCTTGCCGTCGCTGATGATATCGCGGTTGCCGAAGTCACCGCCCAGATACCCCTTGGTCGCCTGATCAATCTTATCCCGCCACACGCGACTATGCCGGGTGGCGCCGCAGGTTTGATGAGCAAGCTGCCCGATCTGTTAGGGTTTGAAGCGCTCGTTCGGTTACGTGCCAGCTCCATCGACGCTGAGTGGCCAGCCCGCTTCACCCGTATCAACGACAGCATTGATCCTGAAACCCGCACCGCCGGTGTTATCGTCGCCGTCGATGATCCATACGGACAGGCCCTGCCCGGCTCAAGGCCGCCATTGACCAAGAATATGTTTGTTGAGGTTGAACTCAAAGGTCGCCCGCGCCCGCAGCAGCTTGTCATCCCGCGCTCCAGTCTGCACGGATCAAACGTCTATGTCGTAAACAGTGAAAACAGACTTGAAATCAGGGCCGTTGAGGTTGCCTTCCCGCAAACCAATTTCTCGGTCATTAAAAGCGGCCTTGTAAGTGGCGAGAGAATTGTCGTTTCTGATCCCATTCCGGCGATTGCCGGAATGCTTGTCGTGCCGAGCCTGGACGATGACGTTAGCGCCAGATTGATCAGAGAAGCCGAGGGCGGGGGTGAGGTCAGATGA